The genome window CGGCCAGCACCTCCCGCCGCGCCGGCGCCAGTTGCTTGGAGTCGGCCAGACCCTGGATCGGCTGCGCCGGGTCCAGAATAACAGCGGCCGCCACCACGGGCCCCGCCAGGGCGCCGCGGCCGGCCTCATCTACCCCCGCGACCAAGTTCATGCCCGCTGTGCCGCGCCGCCCGCCACTTCCAGCACCGCCCGCGCCGCGTTGGCATCCGCACCGCGCTGCAGCCCGGCCCGCAGCTCCCGGAAGACCCGCGGCCACCCGGCGCGTTCCGGATCTTCCCGCAGGCAATCGAGCAAGGCCGGCCCCAAGCGCTCCGGACACACTTCCCCCTGCACAAATTCGGGGACCAGGGCGCGCCCTGCCAGGATATTCGGCAACGAATAGCAAGGGACCTGTACCAACCGTCGAAGCAACCAATACGTGAGCCCGGACAGGCGATAGGCTACCACCATGGGGCGCTCCAGTAACATCGCCTCCAGGGTCGCCGTGCCGCTAGCCAGCAGTACGGCGTCGGCGGCCCGCATCACCTCCAGCGAGCGACCGCCGTGGATGCTCAGGGGCAACTCCGGACACAGGCGACGATGCGCTTCCCGCACCTGTTCCGTCGCTGCCGCATTCAGCGGCGCCGCCGCAAAACGCAACTCCGGCGCCTGCCGGCTACACCAGCGCGCCGTCAGCAAAAAGGGCTCGATCAACCGCTGCAACTCATGCTCCCGACTGCCCGGCAGCAGGGCCGCCAGCGGACCTTCCGGGGCGATCCCCAGGGCGGCGCGCGCCGCCGCCCCTCCGCCAGGGCGAATATGGTCGGCCAACGAATGCCCCACGCAGCGCGCCCGCACCCCATGTTCGCGGCAGAAGCGCTCCTCAAAAGGGAACTGCGTCAACAACAGATCGGCCGCCCGGGAGATCTTGCGGATACGGTAGCGGCGCCAGGCCCAAACCTGGGGACTGACGTAATGCACCGTTCGCACCCCCCGGCGACGCAGCGCCAACTCCAGATCCAGATTGAACTCCGGCGCGTCCACACCCACGAAGATATCCGGCGGTTGCGCCAGAAAGCGGTCTCGCAATTCCCGGCGGATGCGCAGCAATTCCCGCAATCGGCCCGCCAACTCCGCGATCCCCACCACCGCCAGCCGTTCCATCGGATAGAAGACGCGACACCCCTCCGCCTGCAACAAC of Gammaproteobacteria bacterium contains these proteins:
- the lpxB gene encoding lipid-A-disaccharide synthase, translated to MRVGIVSGEPSGDRLGAGLARALRQHCGQDLRLEGIGGELLQAEGCRVFYPMERLAVVGIAELAGRLRELLRIRRELRDRFLAQPPDIFVGVDAPEFNLDLELALRRRGVRTVHYVSPQVWAWRRYRIRKISRAADLLLTQFPFEERFCREHGVRARCVGHSLADHIRPGGGAAARAALGIAPEGPLAALLPGSREHELQRLIEPFLLTARWCSRQAPELRFAAAPLNAAATEQVREAHRRLCPELPLSIHGGRSLEVMRAADAVLLASGTATLEAMLLERPMVVAYRLSGLTYWLLRRLVQVPCYSLPNILAGRALVPEFVQGEVCPERLGPALLDCLREDPERAGWPRVFRELRAGLQRGADANAARAVLEVAGGAAQRA